The Agelaius phoeniceus isolate bAgePho1 chromosome 4, bAgePho1.hap1, whole genome shotgun sequence genome includes a region encoding these proteins:
- the EXOC1L gene encoding exocyst complex component 1-like gives MSSLVKEDLAKRLFGPRRQRLHEFIEVEGAGAQRYYLCAAVTKSKEVEICMVKHWRVDREEKYEIVEKWFLKDLEMIDGKEADTDNPYFDMHFHKVYNIEAYSCASKYTFARTLNKLNATYLKKDFKIVNFDDTYLNDDSIWSSSNRDFLVVMRVCFYASNLLCLSLCRLS, from the exons ATGTCCTCGCTGGTGAAGGAGGACCTGGCCAAGAGGCTGTTCGGCCCCCGGCGGCAGAGGCTGCACGAGTTCATCGAGGTGGAGGGCGCGGGCGCCCAGCGCTATTACCTGTGCGCCGCAG taACTAAAAGTAAAGAAGTAGAAATATGTATGGTTAAACACTGGCGAGTGGACCGAGAGGAGAAATATGAAATAGTTGAAAAGTGGTTTCTGAAAGATCTGGAGATGATTGATGGAAAAGAAGCAGATACA gataatCCATATTTTGATATGCATTTCCACAAAGTCTACAATATAGAAGCATATAGTTGTGCATCTAAATATACCTTTGCTCGAACACTAAACAAACTGAATGCCACGTACCTTAAGAAGGACTTCAAGATTGTGAACTTTGATGACACCTACCTAAATGATGATTCAATCTGGTCATCCAGCAATAGAGATTTCTTAGTAGTTATGAGGGTTTGCTTCTATGCTTCCAACCTTTTATGTCTCTCCCTCTGTCGTTTGTCCTAA